In a genomic window of Macaca nemestrina isolate mMacNem1 chromosome 18, mMacNem.hap1, whole genome shotgun sequence:
- the LOC105491434 gene encoding transmembrane protein 208: protein MAPKGKVGTRGKKQIFEENKETLKFYLRIILGANAIYCLVTLVFFYSSASFWAWLALGFSLAVYGASYHSMSSMARAAFSEDGALMDGGMDLNMEQGMAEHLKDVILLTAIVQVLSCFSLYVWSFWLLAPGRALYLLWVNVLGPWFTADSGTPAPEHNEKRQRRQERRQMKRL, encoded by the exons ATGGCG CCCAAGGGCAAAGTGGGCACGAGAGGGAAGAAGCAGATATTTGAAGAGAACAAAGAGACCCTGAAGTTCTACCTGAGGATCATACTGGGGGCCAAT GCCATCTACTGTCTTGTGACGTTGGTCTTCTTTTACTCATCTGCCTCATTTTGGGCCTGG TTGGCCCTGGGCTTTAGTCTGGCAGTGTATGGGGCCAGCTATCACTCTATGAGCTCGATGGCACGGGCAGCGTTCTCTGAGGATGGGGCCCTGATGGATGGTGGCATGGACCTCAACATGGAGCAGGGCATGGCAGA GCACCTTAAGGATGTGATCCTACTGACAGCCATTGTGCAGGTGCTCAGCTGCTTCTCTCTCTATGTCTGGTCCTTCTGGCTTCTG GCTCCAGGCCGGGCCCTTTACCTCCTGTGGGTGAATGTGCTGGGCCCCTGGTTCACTGCAGACAGTGGCACCCCAGCACCAGAGCACAATGAGAAACGGCAGCGCCGACAGGAGCGGCGGCAGATGAAGCGGTTATAG